In Mastacembelus armatus chromosome 5, fMasArm1.2, whole genome shotgun sequence, a single genomic region encodes these proteins:
- the hcfc1a gene encoding host cell factor 1a isoform X1 — protein MAAPGSAVSGTTASVLQPRWKRVLGWSGPVPRPRHGHRAVAIKELMVVFGGGNEGIVDELHVYNTATNQWFIPAVRGDIPPGCAAYGFVCDGTRLLVFGGMVEYGKYSNDLYELQASRWEWKKLKAKNPKNGPPPCPRLGHSFSLVGNKCYLFGGLANDSEDPKNNIPRYLNDLYTLELRAGSSVVGWDIPITYGVLPPPRESHTAVVYTEKTSRKSRLIIYGGMSGCRLGDLWTLDIDTLTWNKPSVSGTAPLPRSLHSATTITNKMYVFGGWVPLVMDDVKVATHEKEWKCTNTLACLNLDTMCWESVLMDTLEDNIPRARAGHCAVAINSRLYVWSGRDGYRKAWNNQVCCKDLWYLETERPHAPARVQLVRANTNSLEVSWGAVSTADTYLLQLQKYDIPPTPAAASPAMSATPSQPVNSPKSPAPAAAAPTAQSLPQTAVLKVAAQQSATGTSVVTVRPSQPGKSPVTVTSLPPGVRMVVPAQTTQGSPIGSSPQMSGMAALAAAAAATQKIPPSSAGTVLNVPAGATILKTVAVSPGTATVKVASPVMVSNPATRMLKTAAAQVGTATASSPTTTTRPIITVHKSGAVTVAQQAQVVTTVVGGVTKTITLVKSPLTMGSSGTLISNLGKMMSVVQTKPVQTSAVTGQASTNPLTQIIQTKGPLPAGTILKLVTSADGKPTTIITTSQAGGTGNKPTILNISGVSPTTTKQGTTIIKTIPVSAIMTQPGATGVTSSAGMKTPITILTTKVMTTGTPGKIITAVPKLATAAGQQGLTQVVLKGAPGQPGTILRTVPMSTVGGVRLVTPVTVSAVKPAVTTLVVKGTTGVTTLGTVTGTVSTSLAGGTVDSSNASLVTPITTLGTIATLSSQVISPTAITVSAAQTSLPSASTLPSSTITVQNQPTQVTLITTPSGVEAQPVQDLPVSILASPTSEQPSSNEAAAAGEGSGTVTLVCSNPPCETHETGTTNTATTSSATIGAGQVCSNPPCETHETGTTNTTTTSSATIGAGQVCSNPPCETHETGTTNTATTSSATIGAGQICSNPPCETHETGTTNTATTASANMGGVQQVCSNPPCETHVTGTTNTATQASSNLSADQMGTVQRVCSNPPCETHETGTTNTPSTATSSMGVDQTSTATGLIQRVCSNPPCETHETGTTNTATTATCSMETGEGTVAQQTEEGAEGTSSAEVVSTTVATGMAAATTTQGRAITTVTQSTPAPGPSVPSISSITEGVSTAASSTEEPMHTDEAASAEAAPAEEGATAMETQAEGEAAAALNLPSELMSEGQGATLMVTGLSDEELAVTAAAEAAAQAAATEEAQALAIQAVLQAAQQAVMNEGDSTGESQQPTNIPIMLTQQELAALVQQQQQLQEAQAAAQQATVDTSLPTEGLAPADSLNDPTVESNGHNEMAAAVTSAVASLLPRTTAETLAPSSTFAPSASVASPAKLQAAAALAEVANGIEGEKQAPQPTPVKPVVKKENQWFDVGIVKVTNMVVTHYFVPADESQGDDDSGIMPDYSQMKKMELQPGTAYKFRVAGINACGRGAFSEISAFKTCLPGFPGAPCAIKISKSPDGAHLTWEPPSVTSGKIIEYSVYLAIQSNQTAEAKASTPAQLAFMRVYCGPNPSCLVQSTSLSNAHIDFTTKPAIIFRIAARNEKGYGPATQVRWLQESGKDAASAKPAPKRPGTSPDTKATGPKKARTDQ, from the exons ATGGCTGCCCCTGGGTCCGCGGTGTCTGGGACCACGGCGTCGGTTCTGCAGCCGCGGTGGAAAAGGGTCCTGGGATGGTCGGGTCCAGTGCCCCGGCCCCGACACGGACACAGAGCCGTGGCCATAAAGGAGCTAATGGTTGTGTTTGGCGGTGGAAACGAAGGCATCGTGGACGAACTGCATGTGTACAACACCG CAACAAACCAGTGGTTTATCCCAGCAGTCCGTGGTGATATTCCCCCGGGTTGTGCTGCGTATGGTTTTGTCTGTGATGGAACAAGACTGCTGGTGTTTGGTGGGATGGTGGAGTATGGAAAGTACAGCAACGATCTGTATGAACTACAG GCAAGCAGATGGGAATGGAAAAAGTTAAAAGCGAAAAACCCGAAAAACGGACCCCCTCCTTGTCCTCGTCTTGGCCACAGTTTTTCCCTGGTGGGCAATAAATGTTACCTTTTTGGTGGACTGGCTAATGACAGCGAGGACCCAAAAAACAACATTCCCAG atATCTGAATGATCTATACACACTGGAGCTTCGTGCAGGTTCCAGTGTGGTTGGATGGGATATTCCAATCACTTATGGAGTTTTGCCTCCTCCACGTGAGAGCCACACTGCTGTGGTTTATACAGAGAAGACGAGCAGGAAATCGCGGCTGATCATCTATGGAGGGATGAGTGGCTGCCGTCTTGGAGATCTGTGGACACTTGATATAG aTACCCTGACATGGAACAAACCATCAGTAAGCGGCACAGCACCACTTCCCAGAAGTCTTCACTCTGCCACCACCATCACAAACAA gATGTATGTTTTTGGAGGATGGGTTCCTCTGGTAATGGATGATGTCAAAGTGGCCACACATGAGAAAGAGTGGAAGTGTACAAACACTCTCGCCTGCCTAAATCTTG ACACCATGTGTTGGGAGTCAGTGTTGATGGATACTCTTGAAGACAACATCCCCAGGGCGCGTGCTGGCCACTGTGCTGTGGCTATTAATTCGAGACTTTATGTTTGGAGTGGTCGCGATGGATATCGTAAAGCTTGGAACAACCAGGTCTGTTGTAAAGACCTCTGGTACCTGGAAACGG AGCGGCCACATGCCCCTGCCAGGGTACAGTTAGTTCGTGCCAACACAAACTCTCTGGAGGTGAGCTGGGGTGCAGTCTCCACTGCTGACACCTACTTACTGCAGCTGCAGAAGTATGATATTCCTCCAACTCCAGCTGCAGCCTCACCAGCCATGAGCGCAACCCCATCACAGCCTGTGAATTCTCCAAAGAGCCCTGCACCGGCGGCTGCAGCACCCACTGCACAGAGCCTACCACAGACAG ctgttttaaAGGTTGCAGCTCAGCAGTCTGCCACAGGCACATCTGTTGTCACAGTCCGCCCGAGCCAACCTGGGAAATCGCCAGTCACTGTGACGTCCCTCCCTCCAGGTGTCCGAATGGTAGTGCCTGCCCAGACCACCCAAGGATCG CCAATTGGCAGTAGCCCTCAAATGAGTGGCATGGCAGCtttagctgcagcagctgcagcgaCACAGAAGATCCCACCGTCATCTGCAGGCACTGTCCTCAATGTTCCTGCAGGTGCCACGATTCTCAAAACAGTAGCAGTTTCCCCTGGCACAGCCACAGTGAAAGTGGCTTCTCCAGTCATG GTCAGTAACCCAGCCACTCGTATGCTGAAGActgctgcagcccaggtggGCACAGCAACTGCATCTTCtcctaccaccaccaccagaccCATCATCACTGTGCACAAGTCTGGTGCAGTCACAGTGGCCCAGCAGGCCCAGGTGGTTACCACTGTAGTGGGAGGAGTCACCAAAACCATCACCCTGGTCAAGAGTCCCCTCACCATGGGCAGCAGTGGCACTCTG ATCTCCAACCTTGGCAAGATGATGTCTGTGGTACAAACCAAGCCAGTGCAGACATCAGCTGTCACAGGCCAGGCTTCCACTAACCCTCTCACACAGATCATACAG ACAAAGGGTCCCCTCCCAGCTGGCACCATCCTGAAGCTGGTGACCTCTGCAGATGGCAAGCCTACAACCATTATCACCACTTCCCAGGCAGGAGGAACAGGAAACAAGCCCACTATCCTCAACATCAGTGGCGTCTCTCCTACCACCACTAAGCAGGGCACCACCATCATTAAGACCATCCCTGTCTCGGCCATCATGACCCAGCCTGGAGCAACAG GTGTGACAAGCAGTGCAGGCATGAAAACGCCCATAACAATCCTCACCACAAAGGTGATGACTACTGGCACTCCTGGTAAAATCATCACTGCAGTGCCCAAACTTGCAACTGCAGCTGGCCAACAGGGACTGACACAG GTGGTTTTGAAGGGTGCTCCTGGGCAACCAGGCACTATTTTGCGTACTGTGCCCATGAGCACAGTGGGTGGTGTCCGTCTTGTTACACCAGTGACAGTGTCTGCTGTTAAGCCCGCTGTTACCACTCTGGTTGTCAAGGGGACTACTG GTGTCACCACTCTAGGGACAGTCACTGGTACAGTCTCTACTAGCCTGGCAGGAGGCACTGTGGACAGTTCCAACGCCTCTCTGGTCACCCCCATCACCACACTGGGAACCATTGCTACCCTGTCCAGCCAGGTCATCAGTCCAACTGCCATAACTGTGTCAGCTGCCCAGACCAGCCTGCCTTCTGCCTCCACACTGCCCTCCTCAACAATCACAGTGCAG AACCAGCCCACCCAGGTGACTTTGATCACAACTCCCAGTGGAGTAGAAGCTCAGCCCGTGCAGGATTTACCAGTGTCCATCCTGGCTTCACCAACCTCTGAGCAGCCCAGTTCtaatgaagctgcagcagctggagaggGCTCTGGGACTGTTACCCTGGTCTGTTCTAACCCACCTTGCGAGACCCATGAGACAGGAACCACCAACACAGCCACCACCTCTTCTGCCACCATTGGAGCAGGACAGGTCTGCTCTAACCCACCTTGTGAAACCCACGAGACAGGAACCACCAACACAACCACCACCTCTTCTGCCACCATTGGAGCAGGACAGGTCTGCTCTAACCCACCTTGTGAGACCCACGAGACTGGAACCACCAACACAGCCACGACTTCCTCTGCTACAATTGGAGCAGGGCAGATTTGCTCCAACCCACCGTGTGAGACTCACGAGACTGGGACAACTAACACAGCCACAACAGCATCAGCAAACATGGGAGGAGTCCAGCAGGTGTGCTCCAACCCTCCTTGTGAGACCCATGTGACAGGCACCACCAACACAGCCACCCAGGCGTCGTCTAACCTGAGCGCAGACCAGATGGGTACTGTGCAGAGGGTATGCTCCAACCCTCCCTGTGAAACCCACGAGACAGGGACCACCAACACCCCATCCACAGCCACCTCCAGCATGGGAGTTGACCAGACCAGCACAGCGACAGGCCTGAtccagagggtgtgttccaacccACCCTGTGAAACACACGAGACTGGGACCACCAACACAGCTACCACTGCCACCTGCAGCATGGAGACAGGTGAAGGCACAG TGGCCCAGCAGACAGAGGAGGGAGCAGAAGGTACTAGCAGCGCAGAGGTGGTCTCTACTACTGTAGCAACTGGTATGGCCGCCGCCACCACCACCCAGGGCAGAGCTATCACTACTGTCACTCAGTCTACACCAGCCCCTGGACCCTCTGTACCT TCAATCTCATCCATCACAGAGGGCGTGAGTACTGCTGCCAGTTCCACTGAGGAACCAATGCATACTGATGAGGCAGCATCGGCAGAAGCTGCACCTGCAGAGGAGGGTGCCACTGCTATGGAGACACAAGCAGAA ggagaagcagcagcagctttgaaCCTGCCCTCAGAGCTGATGTCCGAGGGTCAGGGAGCCACTCTCATGGTCACAGGACTGTCGGACGAGGAACTGGCTgtgactgcagcagcagaggccgCCGCTCAGGCAGCAGCCACAGAAGAAGCCCAGGCCCTCGCTATCCAGGCTGTCCTCCAAGCAGCTCAGCAAGCTGTAATGA aTGAAGGCGATTCTACTGGAGAAAGCCAGCAACCCACAAACATCCCCATCATGCTGACCCAGCAGGAGCTTGCAGCACTggtacaacagcagcagcagctacaggaggctcaggctgcagctcagcaggCTACCGTAGACACAAGCTTGCCCACAGAGGGTCTTGCCCCTGCTGATAGCCTCAACGACCCAACTGTAGAAAGCAACGGACACAACGAGATGGCTGCCGCAGTCACTAGTGCTGTAGCGTCCCTGCTGCCTCGTACGACTGCTGAGA CACTGGCTCCATCAAGCACATTTGCACCCTCTGCATCAGTGGCAAGTCCAGCCAAGCTGcaagcagcagctgctctggcAGAAGTTGCTAATGGCATCGAAGGAGAG AAACAAGCCCCTCAGCCAACCCCAGTGAAGCCTGTTGTAAAGAAGGAGAACCAGTGGTTTGACGTTGGAATTGTTAAAGTGACCAATATGGTTGTCACCCATTACTTCGTGCCAGCAGATGAATCTCAAGGAGAT GATGACTCTGGCATCATGCCTGACTATAGCCAGATGAAGAAAATGGAACTGCAGCCTGGAACGGCTTACAAGTTCCGTGTTGCTGGAATCAACGCTTGTGGTCGTGGAGCTTTCTCAGAGATCTCAGCTTTCAAGACCTGCCTACCAGGCTTCCCAGGGGCTCCTTGTGCCATCAAAATCAGCAAG AGCCCAGATGGTGCCCACCTGACTTGGGAGCCCCCCTCAGTGACATCAGGGAAGATCATTGAGTACTCTGTGTACCTGGCCATCCAGAGCAACCAGACAGCTGAAGCCAAGGCCTCTACCCCAGCCCAGCTAGCTTTCATGCGTGTGTATTGTGGACCCAACCCCTCTTGCTTGGTGCAGTCGACCAGCCTCTCCAACGCTCACATCGACTTCACAACCAAGCCAGCTATCATCTTCCGCATTGCTGCCCGCAACGAGAAGGGCTACGGTCCAGCCACCCAAGTTCGATGGTTGCAGG aATCTGGCAAAGATGCCGCTTCTGCAAAACCAGCTCCCAAAAGACCAGGCACCTCTCCTGATAC TAAGGCTACTGGTCCAAAGAAAGCAAGGACGGACCAGTGA
- the hcfc1a gene encoding host cell factor 1a isoform X2, whose protein sequence is MAAPGSAVSGTTASVLQPRWKRVLGWSGPVPRPRHGHRAVAIKELMVVFGGGNEGIVDELHVYNTATNQWFIPAVRGDIPPGCAAYGFVCDGTRLLVFGGMVEYGKYSNDLYELQASRWEWKKLKAKNPKNGPPPCPRLGHSFSLVGNKCYLFGGLANDSEDPKNNIPRYLNDLYTLELRAGSSVVGWDIPITYGVLPPPRESHTAVVYTEKTSRKSRLIIYGGMSGCRLGDLWTLDIDTLTWNKPSVSGTAPLPRSLHSATTITNKMYVFGGWVPLVMDDVKVATHEKEWKCTNTLACLNLDTMCWESVLMDTLEDNIPRARAGHCAVAINSRLYVWSGRDGYRKAWNNQVCCKDLWYLETERPHAPARVQLVRANTNSLEVSWGAVSTADTYLLQLQKYDIPPTPAAASPAMSATPSQPVNSPKSPAPAAAAPTAQSLPQTAVLKVAAQQSATGTSVVTVRPSQPGKSPVTVTSLPPGVRMVVPAQTTQGSPIGSSPQMSGMAALAAAAAATQKIPPSSAGTVLNVPAGATILKTVAVSPGTATVKVASPVMVSNPATRMLKTAAAQVGTATASSPTTTTRPIITVHKSGAVTVAQQAQVVTTVVGGVTKTITLVKSPLTMGSSGTLTKGPLPAGTILKLVTSADGKPTTIITTSQAGGTGNKPTILNISGVSPTTTKQGTTIIKTIPVSAIMTQPGATGVTSSAGMKTPITILTTKVMTTGTPGKIITAVPKLATAAGQQGLTQVVLKGAPGQPGTILRTVPMSTVGGVRLVTPVTVSAVKPAVTTLVVKGTTGVTTLGTVTGTVSTSLAGGTVDSSNASLVTPITTLGTIATLSSQVISPTAITVSAAQTSLPSASTLPSSTITVQNQPTQVTLITTPSGVEAQPVQDLPVSILASPTSEQPSSNEAAAAGEGSGTVTLVCSNPPCETHETGTTNTATTSSATIGAGQVCSNPPCETHETGTTNTTTTSSATIGAGQVCSNPPCETHETGTTNTATTSSATIGAGQICSNPPCETHETGTTNTATTASANMGGVQQVCSNPPCETHVTGTTNTATQASSNLSADQMGTVQRVCSNPPCETHETGTTNTPSTATSSMGVDQTSTATGLIQRVCSNPPCETHETGTTNTATTATCSMETGEGTVAQQTEEGAEGTSSAEVVSTTVATGMAAATTTQGRAITTVTQSTPAPGPSVPSISSITEGVSTAASSTEEPMHTDEAASAEAAPAEEGATAMETQAEGEAAAALNLPSELMSEGQGATLMVTGLSDEELAVTAAAEAAAQAAATEEAQALAIQAVLQAAQQAVMNEGDSTGESQQPTNIPIMLTQQELAALVQQQQQLQEAQAAAQQATVDTSLPTEGLAPADSLNDPTVESNGHNEMAAAVTSAVASLLPRTTAETLAPSSTFAPSASVASPAKLQAAAALAEVANGIEGEKQAPQPTPVKPVVKKENQWFDVGIVKVTNMVVTHYFVPADESQGDDDSGIMPDYSQMKKMELQPGTAYKFRVAGINACGRGAFSEISAFKTCLPGFPGAPCAIKISKSPDGAHLTWEPPSVTSGKIIEYSVYLAIQSNQTAEAKASTPAQLAFMRVYCGPNPSCLVQSTSLSNAHIDFTTKPAIIFRIAARNEKGYGPATQVRWLQESGKDAASAKPAPKRPGTSPDTKATGPKKARTDQ, encoded by the exons ATGGCTGCCCCTGGGTCCGCGGTGTCTGGGACCACGGCGTCGGTTCTGCAGCCGCGGTGGAAAAGGGTCCTGGGATGGTCGGGTCCAGTGCCCCGGCCCCGACACGGACACAGAGCCGTGGCCATAAAGGAGCTAATGGTTGTGTTTGGCGGTGGAAACGAAGGCATCGTGGACGAACTGCATGTGTACAACACCG CAACAAACCAGTGGTTTATCCCAGCAGTCCGTGGTGATATTCCCCCGGGTTGTGCTGCGTATGGTTTTGTCTGTGATGGAACAAGACTGCTGGTGTTTGGTGGGATGGTGGAGTATGGAAAGTACAGCAACGATCTGTATGAACTACAG GCAAGCAGATGGGAATGGAAAAAGTTAAAAGCGAAAAACCCGAAAAACGGACCCCCTCCTTGTCCTCGTCTTGGCCACAGTTTTTCCCTGGTGGGCAATAAATGTTACCTTTTTGGTGGACTGGCTAATGACAGCGAGGACCCAAAAAACAACATTCCCAG atATCTGAATGATCTATACACACTGGAGCTTCGTGCAGGTTCCAGTGTGGTTGGATGGGATATTCCAATCACTTATGGAGTTTTGCCTCCTCCACGTGAGAGCCACACTGCTGTGGTTTATACAGAGAAGACGAGCAGGAAATCGCGGCTGATCATCTATGGAGGGATGAGTGGCTGCCGTCTTGGAGATCTGTGGACACTTGATATAG aTACCCTGACATGGAACAAACCATCAGTAAGCGGCACAGCACCACTTCCCAGAAGTCTTCACTCTGCCACCACCATCACAAACAA gATGTATGTTTTTGGAGGATGGGTTCCTCTGGTAATGGATGATGTCAAAGTGGCCACACATGAGAAAGAGTGGAAGTGTACAAACACTCTCGCCTGCCTAAATCTTG ACACCATGTGTTGGGAGTCAGTGTTGATGGATACTCTTGAAGACAACATCCCCAGGGCGCGTGCTGGCCACTGTGCTGTGGCTATTAATTCGAGACTTTATGTTTGGAGTGGTCGCGATGGATATCGTAAAGCTTGGAACAACCAGGTCTGTTGTAAAGACCTCTGGTACCTGGAAACGG AGCGGCCACATGCCCCTGCCAGGGTACAGTTAGTTCGTGCCAACACAAACTCTCTGGAGGTGAGCTGGGGTGCAGTCTCCACTGCTGACACCTACTTACTGCAGCTGCAGAAGTATGATATTCCTCCAACTCCAGCTGCAGCCTCACCAGCCATGAGCGCAACCCCATCACAGCCTGTGAATTCTCCAAAGAGCCCTGCACCGGCGGCTGCAGCACCCACTGCACAGAGCCTACCACAGACAG ctgttttaaAGGTTGCAGCTCAGCAGTCTGCCACAGGCACATCTGTTGTCACAGTCCGCCCGAGCCAACCTGGGAAATCGCCAGTCACTGTGACGTCCCTCCCTCCAGGTGTCCGAATGGTAGTGCCTGCCCAGACCACCCAAGGATCG CCAATTGGCAGTAGCCCTCAAATGAGTGGCATGGCAGCtttagctgcagcagctgcagcgaCACAGAAGATCCCACCGTCATCTGCAGGCACTGTCCTCAATGTTCCTGCAGGTGCCACGATTCTCAAAACAGTAGCAGTTTCCCCTGGCACAGCCACAGTGAAAGTGGCTTCTCCAGTCATG GTCAGTAACCCAGCCACTCGTATGCTGAAGActgctgcagcccaggtggGCACAGCAACTGCATCTTCtcctaccaccaccaccagaccCATCATCACTGTGCACAAGTCTGGTGCAGTCACAGTGGCCCAGCAGGCCCAGGTGGTTACCACTGTAGTGGGAGGAGTCACCAAAACCATCACCCTGGTCAAGAGTCCCCTCACCATGGGCAGCAGTGGCACTCTG ACAAAGGGTCCCCTCCCAGCTGGCACCATCCTGAAGCTGGTGACCTCTGCAGATGGCAAGCCTACAACCATTATCACCACTTCCCAGGCAGGAGGAACAGGAAACAAGCCCACTATCCTCAACATCAGTGGCGTCTCTCCTACCACCACTAAGCAGGGCACCACCATCATTAAGACCATCCCTGTCTCGGCCATCATGACCCAGCCTGGAGCAACAG GTGTGACAAGCAGTGCAGGCATGAAAACGCCCATAACAATCCTCACCACAAAGGTGATGACTACTGGCACTCCTGGTAAAATCATCACTGCAGTGCCCAAACTTGCAACTGCAGCTGGCCAACAGGGACTGACACAG GTGGTTTTGAAGGGTGCTCCTGGGCAACCAGGCACTATTTTGCGTACTGTGCCCATGAGCACAGTGGGTGGTGTCCGTCTTGTTACACCAGTGACAGTGTCTGCTGTTAAGCCCGCTGTTACCACTCTGGTTGTCAAGGGGACTACTG GTGTCACCACTCTAGGGACAGTCACTGGTACAGTCTCTACTAGCCTGGCAGGAGGCACTGTGGACAGTTCCAACGCCTCTCTGGTCACCCCCATCACCACACTGGGAACCATTGCTACCCTGTCCAGCCAGGTCATCAGTCCAACTGCCATAACTGTGTCAGCTGCCCAGACCAGCCTGCCTTCTGCCTCCACACTGCCCTCCTCAACAATCACAGTGCAG AACCAGCCCACCCAGGTGACTTTGATCACAACTCCCAGTGGAGTAGAAGCTCAGCCCGTGCAGGATTTACCAGTGTCCATCCTGGCTTCACCAACCTCTGAGCAGCCCAGTTCtaatgaagctgcagcagctggagaggGCTCTGGGACTGTTACCCTGGTCTGTTCTAACCCACCTTGCGAGACCCATGAGACAGGAACCACCAACACAGCCACCACCTCTTCTGCCACCATTGGAGCAGGACAGGTCTGCTCTAACCCACCTTGTGAAACCCACGAGACAGGAACCACCAACACAACCACCACCTCTTCTGCCACCATTGGAGCAGGACAGGTCTGCTCTAACCCACCTTGTGAGACCCACGAGACTGGAACCACCAACACAGCCACGACTTCCTCTGCTACAATTGGAGCAGGGCAGATTTGCTCCAACCCACCGTGTGAGACTCACGAGACTGGGACAACTAACACAGCCACAACAGCATCAGCAAACATGGGAGGAGTCCAGCAGGTGTGCTCCAACCCTCCTTGTGAGACCCATGTGACAGGCACCACCAACACAGCCACCCAGGCGTCGTCTAACCTGAGCGCAGACCAGATGGGTACTGTGCAGAGGGTATGCTCCAACCCTCCCTGTGAAACCCACGAGACAGGGACCACCAACACCCCATCCACAGCCACCTCCAGCATGGGAGTTGACCAGACCAGCACAGCGACAGGCCTGAtccagagggtgtgttccaacccACCCTGTGAAACACACGAGACTGGGACCACCAACACAGCTACCACTGCCACCTGCAGCATGGAGACAGGTGAAGGCACAG TGGCCCAGCAGACAGAGGAGGGAGCAGAAGGTACTAGCAGCGCAGAGGTGGTCTCTACTACTGTAGCAACTGGTATGGCCGCCGCCACCACCACCCAGGGCAGAGCTATCACTACTGTCACTCAGTCTACACCAGCCCCTGGACCCTCTGTACCT TCAATCTCATCCATCACAGAGGGCGTGAGTACTGCTGCCAGTTCCACTGAGGAACCAATGCATACTGATGAGGCAGCATCGGCAGAAGCTGCACCTGCAGAGGAGGGTGCCACTGCTATGGAGACACAAGCAGAA ggagaagcagcagcagctttgaaCCTGCCCTCAGAGCTGATGTCCGAGGGTCAGGGAGCCACTCTCATGGTCACAGGACTGTCGGACGAGGAACTGGCTgtgactgcagcagcagaggccgCCGCTCAGGCAGCAGCCACAGAAGAAGCCCAGGCCCTCGCTATCCAGGCTGTCCTCCAAGCAGCTCAGCAAGCTGTAATGA aTGAAGGCGATTCTACTGGAGAAAGCCAGCAACCCACAAACATCCCCATCATGCTGACCCAGCAGGAGCTTGCAGCACTggtacaacagcagcagcagctacaggaggctcaggctgcagctcagcaggCTACCGTAGACACAAGCTTGCCCACAGAGGGTCTTGCCCCTGCTGATAGCCTCAACGACCCAACTGTAGAAAGCAACGGACACAACGAGATGGCTGCCGCAGTCACTAGTGCTGTAGCGTCCCTGCTGCCTCGTACGACTGCTGAGA CACTGGCTCCATCAAGCACATTTGCACCCTCTGCATCAGTGGCAAGTCCAGCCAAGCTGcaagcagcagctgctctggcAGAAGTTGCTAATGGCATCGAAGGAGAG AAACAAGCCCCTCAGCCAACCCCAGTGAAGCCTGTTGTAAAGAAGGAGAACCAGTGGTTTGACGTTGGAATTGTTAAAGTGACCAATATGGTTGTCACCCATTACTTCGTGCCAGCAGATGAATCTCAAGGAGAT GATGACTCTGGCATCATGCCTGACTATAGCCAGATGAAGAAAATGGAACTGCAGCCTGGAACGGCTTACAAGTTCCGTGTTGCTGGAATCAACGCTTGTGGTCGTGGAGCTTTCTCAGAGATCTCAGCTTTCAAGACCTGCCTACCAGGCTTCCCAGGGGCTCCTTGTGCCATCAAAATCAGCAAG AGCCCAGATGGTGCCCACCTGACTTGGGAGCCCCCCTCAGTGACATCAGGGAAGATCATTGAGTACTCTGTGTACCTGGCCATCCAGAGCAACCAGACAGCTGAAGCCAAGGCCTCTACCCCAGCCCAGCTAGCTTTCATGCGTGTGTATTGTGGACCCAACCCCTCTTGCTTGGTGCAGTCGACCAGCCTCTCCAACGCTCACATCGACTTCACAACCAAGCCAGCTATCATCTTCCGCATTGCTGCCCGCAACGAGAAGGGCTACGGTCCAGCCACCCAAGTTCGATGGTTGCAGG aATCTGGCAAAGATGCCGCTTCTGCAAAACCAGCTCCCAAAAGACCAGGCACCTCTCCTGATAC TAAGGCTACTGGTCCAAAGAAAGCAAGGACGGACCAGTGA